CAGCAGCTTCACCTCCTCGGCGGCGACGAGGCCGACCTGATCGGACTGGCCCATCCACACATCGGCCTGACCGACGCGCTGACCTTCGGACAGAACGGTCTTCTGGGTGAACTGGCGGAAGGCGTAATTGGCGACCGATTCTGATTCCGTCGCGCGGTCGGCGCCGGAATTCATGCCGTTCAGCACGAACACGATCCGCCGCCCATCGGTTTTCGACACGGCCGAACCGACGAGCCCGTACCCCGATTCTTCGGTATGGCCGGTCTTCAGGCCGTCGGCCTTCCAGTCGCCCGCCTCCAGCGCCAGAAGGGGGTTGCGGTTGTTGGCATTGGCCGGAACGCGGTTCTCGTAATCGAACTGCCGGACGGAGAAGTTGGAATAGAGTTCGGGGAATTCGGTGATCAGCCGCGTCGCCAGCACGCCCAGATCATGCATCGACATCAGATGGTCGGGGTCCGGCCAGCCCGAGGCATTGGCGAAATGCGATTCCGTCAGGCCGATCTGACGCGCTCGTTCGTTCATCATCTGGGCGAAGTTCTCTTCGGTCCCGCCGAGGCCTTCGGCGACGACGACGCAGGCGTCATTGCCCGAATTGACGATGATGCCGTGGATGAGCTCCTCCACCGTCGGGCGGTCGGAGGGTTTGACGAACATCTTGGATCCGCCCATCCGCCACGCCTTTTCCGACACCGGGAACGTGGTCTGCATGGTGACGCGGCCATCGTGCAGCGCCTCGAACAGCATGTTCAGCGTCATCAGCTTGGACATGGAGGCCGGGTGTTCCGGCGTGTGGGCGTTCTTATCCAGAAGCACCGTCTTCGTCGTGATGTCGTAGACCCAGGCCGAAGTCGCGCTCGTTTCGAACGCGTGGCCAAGGGCCGGTACGGCCGTCAGAAGGAGGGCAAGCATCAGCCGTTTCATCGCATTGGTCCCCGTGGTCATCCCATGTCTCGCGCGGCGCCAGCATAAAAGCGGATGCCGCCGAGGGAAAGGGCGGCGTGATCAGGGTTTCGTCAGGTCGATTTCCGTCGATTGGGGTTTTCCCGTGCGCGCGTTGCCGCTATGACACGCACGGTTTGACCAAGGACCGGAAAGGACCGCCAAATGGCCAATGTCGTCGTCGTCGGCGCCCAATGGGGCGACGAAGGGAAGGGCAAGATCGTGGACTGGCTCTCGGAGCGTGCGGATGTGATCGCGCGTTTCCAAGGCGGTCATAACGCCGGGCACACGCTGGTCATCGGCGAGAACGTCTATAAGCTGTCGCTGCTTCCTTCGGGGATCGTGCGCGGGGGCAAGATCTCGGTCATCGGCAACGGTGTCGTGCTGGACCCCTGGCACCTCGTCTCGGAGATCGAGAAGCTGCGCGGCCAAGGCGTGGAAATCAGCCCCGAAAACCTGATGATCGCCGAAAACGCGCCGCTGATCCTGCCGCTGCATGGCGAGCTGGACCGCGCCCGCGAAAGCCAAGCCTCGGTCGCCAAGATCGGCACCACGGGCCGCGGCATCGGCCCGGCCTACGAGGACAAGGTCGGCCGCCGGGCGATCCGCGTCGCCGATCTGGCCGACGATGCCACGCTGGAATTGCGTGTGGACCGCGCGCTGGTGCACCACGACGCGCTGCGCCGCGGCCTCGGGATGGAGCCGGTGGACCGGGACGCGCTCTTGGCCAAGCTGCGCGAGATCGCGCCGCAGGTGCTGCCCTATGCCGCGCCGGTGTGGAAGATCCTCAACGATTCCCGCCGGGCCGGCAAACGCATCCTGTTCGAAGGGGCGCAGGGCGCGCTTCTGGACATCGATTTCGGCACCTATCCCTATGTCACGTCCTCGAACGTGATCGCGGGGCAGGCGGCGACGGGCACCGGCCTTGGGCCGGGCGCGATCGGTTTCGTGCTGGGCATCGTAAAGGCCTATACCACGCGGGTCGGCGAAGGCCCGTTCCCGGCCGAACTGCACGATGCCGACGGCCAGCGTCTGGGCGAGCGGGGGCATGAATTCGGCACCGTCACCGGGCGCAAGCGCCGCTGCGGCTGGTTCGATGCGGTGCTGGTGCGCCAGACCTGCGCCACCTCGGGCGTGTCGGGAATCGCGCTGACGAAGCTCGATGTGCTCGACGGGTTCGAGACGCTGAAGATCTGCGTCGGCTACGATCTGGACGGTCAGCGCCTCGATCACCTGCCGATCGCCGCCGATCAGCAGGCCCGTTGCACCCCCATCTACGAAGAGATGGAGGGCTGGAGCCAGTCCACCGCCGGGGCCCGCACCTGGAACGAGCTTCCGGCTGCGGCGATCAAGTACGTTCGCCGGATCGAAGAGCTGATCCAGTGCCCGGTGGCGCTGCTCTCGACCTCGCCCGAGCGGGACGACACGATTCTGGTGACCGATCCCTTCGCGGACTGATCAGCCGGTTTCATGCAGATAGGGGGAGCGGTCGGTGACACGGAACCGGCCGCTTTTCTGTCTCTGGAGCAGGCCACGCGCGATCAGCGCATCGAAGGCCTGCGCAAGATCGGGATAGGGTATGCCGGTCTGGGCGCCGACATGGCGCAGCACCTGCGGACGGGTGAATTCGGGCCGATCCTCCACGCGGGCGGTCCAGACGGCGGCGGCCTCCACCAGTTCCTCGGTGGTTTCCGCGCCCAGCGTCAGGGCGAAGCTGGCAAAGCCGACCGAGGCCGGATCGGGCCGCGTCTGATCGGCCAGCGGCGTGACGGGGCGGGGGGCGCGCCCGTCCAAGCGGTCGGCGACACCGGCGGCGACGGCGCGTTTCAGGGCGCGCAGCGCCGAGACGCGGCGCTGATGGGCGGGATCGTTCATATGCGTGTCAGCCGTGCGAATCATGCGGTCGAGTGTGGGATCGGGCAGCGGCCCGGACGAGGGGGCGGCGCTTTCCGCCGGGGGGGCCGGCTCCGGCCCGGGGGGCGCGGCGCCGAAATCCCGGTCGCGGGCGGCCAGATCGCGGAAATGCGCCGTCACCTGCGTCATCGTGTTGAAGGGATCGTCGAACCCCTCCAATGTGCAGGAGAAGCTGCCGTAGGAGACGGTCATTATCTTTTTCGGTCCGCTTGTCATGACGCCCGCCCCTCGCGCCCGTTACGGGTCGGTTTTATCGATCAATCACCCGGTATCATCCGTAATCTCGGACCCGACGGGAGTCTTTCCGCTTTCACTCGCATGACGAAACCGATTGTTCAATCATCCGTCCCTGTGACGCTCGTGGCGGGCGGCCCGGCCACGCGGCGCGATCTGCGCCTGTGTCTGCGCCGCGCGCCCCATCTGGTGGCGGCCGATGGCGGGGCGGACCGGGCCTTGGCGGCGGGGCTGTGCCCGGATGCGGTGATCGGCGATCTCGATTCCATCTCGGACGGCGCGCGGCAGGCCTTGGCGGGCCGCCTGCACCATGTGACCGAGCAGGAGAGCACCGATTTCGACAAGGCGCTGCGCAACATCGACGCGCCTTTCGTGCTGGCGGCGGGGGTGACGGGGGCGCGGGCCGATCACGGGCTGGCGGTGCTGAACGCGCTGGTCCGGCATCGGGGGCCGCCTTGCCTTCTGATCGGACCGGAGGATGTGATCCTGCACGCCCATCGCCCGCTGCGGCTGGGCCTGCGGGTGGGGGATCGGGTGTCGCTGTTTCCAATGGCGCGGCTTGCGGGGCGGGCAAAGGGGCTGGTCTGGCCGATCGAGGGGATCACCTTCGCGCCGGATGGGCGCATCGGCACCTCGAACGCGGCAGGCGCGGCCGAGGTGACGCTTGATTTCGAGGGGCCGGGGATGCTGGTGATGCTGCCGCGGGCGCGGCTCGATGCCGCGATCCGCGCGATCCGCTGACCGTCAGCCCTTGGCCAGACGGTCGGCCTTCTTGCGCACCAGAACGGTGCGCAGATCGTGCATGGCCAGCAGCAGATCGTCGGTCACGGCTTCGAGCTGCGCCTCGGTGGCGCGGCTCTGGGCCCAATGGGCGGTCAGGTTCAGATGGTCGATGGCGCGCAGGATGTCATCCACGTCGCGCCGGGCCAGCGTCTCCTGACGGGCGGCGATCCATTCGCGGATCACGCGCTCGTCTTCGGGCGACAGCACTGTGTCGCCCTGCGGTTTGAACTCCCCGTTGCGCGTATTCACCGTCGCGATCTGATCCATCTCGATCCGACGCTGACGGTTTTCCGTGTCGACACGGAACACGATGGCCCCGTTCTCGCGCACACGGAAATAATATTCGGGAAGCTCGCTTGCCATGCGTCAGACCAGACCTTTGCAGAACCGCTGAATGCGCCCGCAGGCTTCTTTCAGCACCTCGTCGGAGGTAGCATAGCTGACGCGGAAGTTCGGCGACAAGCCGAATGCGGCGCCGAAGACGACGGCGACGCCTTCTTCTTCCAGCAGCGCATTGGCGAAGGTTTCGTCATCGGAGATGACCGTCCCCTTGGCCGAGGTCTTGCCGATGCAGCCCGAGATGTCCGGATAGACGTAGAACGCGCCTTCGGGCTTGGGGCAGACGATGCCTTCGGCCTCGTTCAGCAGGGCCACGACCAGATCGCGGCGGCGCTGGAACAGGGCCTTGTTGCCCTCGAGGAAGTCCTGCGGGCCGGTCAGCCCTTCGAGCGCGGCATATTGCGAGATGGAGCAGGGGTTGGAGGTCGATTGCGACTGGATCGTGCCCATCGCCTTGATCAGCGCGGCCGGGCCGGCGGCATAGCCGATGCGCCAGCCGGTCATGGCATAGGCCTTGGACACGCCGTTGCAGGTCAGCGTGCGGTCATAGAGGCCCGGCTCCACCTGCGCGGGGGTGCAGAACTCGAAATCGTCGAAGACGAGGTGTTCGTACATGTCGTCCGACATCACCCAGACATGCGGATGCTTCATCAGCACATCCGTCAGCGCCTTCAGCTCGTCGCGCGTATAGCCCGCACCCGTCGGGTTGGAGGGGGAGTTGAAGATGAACCACTTCGTCTTCGGCGTGATCGCGGCGTCCAGCGCCTCGGCGGTCAGCTTGAAGTTGGTCTCGATCCCGGCGACGACCGGCACCGGCGTGCCGCCCGCCAGCAGCACCATGTCGGGATAGCTGACCCAGTAGGGCGCGGGGATGATCACCTCGTCGCCCGGGTTCAGCGTCGCCATCAGCGCGTTGTACAGGATCTGCTTGCCGCCCGTCCCGACCGAGATCTGGTTCGGTTTGTAGGACAGGCCGTTCTCCCGTTCGAACTTGGCGCAGATGGCCTTCTTCAGTTCGGGAATGCCGTCCACGGCGGTGTATTTCGTCTTTCCGGCGTCGATTGCGCGTTTGGCCGCGTCCTTGACGTTCTGCGGCGTGTCGAAATCGGGCTCGCCGGCGCCGAGGCCGATGACATCGCGCCCCTCCGCCTTCAGCTCGTTCGCCTTGTTCGTCACGGCAATCGTGGGGGAGGGTTTCACGCGCGCCAGCGTATCGGAAAGAAAGGCCATGTCATGTCCCGGTTTGTACTTCGCCGCGCAAAGTCTTAAGTTGCGGGGACTGGCCAAGCAAGCGTTAAGGAGGATGCGCATGGATACGGGAACGGGCGAGGCGGCGGATGCCCGTCTGAAGCGGTTGTCCATGCGGTCCTGGCGGCGGGGCATGAAGGAGATGGATCTGGTGCTCGGCCCGTGGTCGGACACGCATCTGTCCGGCCTGACCGCCGAGGAGCTGGATCAGTACGAACTGCTGCTGGAAGAGAACGATCAGGACCTTCTGGCCTGCATCCTTGGTCGGCGCGAGCCGTGGGGGCCGTTCGCCCCGCTTCTGGCCACGATTTCGGGCCATGCACGGACGCGCTGGCAGAAAGCCTGATCCGTTTACGCGATGTTTCCTATTTGTGCCGATGCTGCCCCCTGACAGGGAAAGGATCGGCAGGATGGATGCACATGTCTTGGGCAGCGGAGAGGAGGCGCAGATCGCGCTTCCCTATCGTGAGATGCTGTCTTTGGTGGAGCGGCTTCACCGCCTGATGCTCGATGTCGTGAAGGACGAGTTCGAGCGGATGCGCATCGTGGAGATCAATCCGGTGCAGGCGCTGCTGCTGTTCAACATCGGCCCGCATGAGGTGACGGCGGGGGAGCTCAAGACCCGCGGCTATTACCAAGGCTCGAATGTCAGCTACAACCTGAAGAAGCTGGTGGATCTGGGCTATATGCACCACGAACGCTCGGCGGTGGATCGCCGGTCGGTGCGCGTGCGGCTGACGGACAAGGGGCGGGACATTCACGATGCGTTGTCGGGGTTGTTCGACCGCCATGCCGGTCAGTTGCAGCGGCGCGAGATCGTGACCCCGCTGGGCATGGAGGATGCCGCCCATCTGTTGCGGCGGCTGGAACGGTTCTGGACCGAGCAGATCCGCTATATCTACTGACGCCACAGCCGGGCATGGCCCGCCAGAGCGCCCTGCGCCTTGGCCAGTAGCCGGTTGGCGCGGCCCGGATGCGGGATGCGGCCGGTGATCAGGCGGTCCAGCACCACTTCGGGCGGGCAGGGCGCGCGGCTGACCGGATCGAAACAGCGCGGATAGGCGATGAGGGCGGCATGCGCCAGCCGCCACAGCGGGCGCGGTGCCCGTCGCCCGGTCGGGGGCGCCATGTCCTGCGTCAGGCCCCACCCGGCATAGAAGGGCGTTCCAAGGCAGGTGACTTTCCGTCCGCGCAGCAGCGCCTCGAATCCCAGAAGGGAGGTCATCGTCCAAACCTCGTCGCAGGCTTCGATCAGGGCGGCGGGATCGGCGCGATGGGCGACGATGTCGGCATCGGCGGCGTCGATCGCGCCGGGGCGCAGGCCCGCCTCCACATCGGGATGGGGCTTGAAGACGATGACGGCCCCCGGATGGGCGGTGCGCGCCGCCGCCAGCAGCGCGGCGTTGGTCCGCACGCTCCCCGCCCCCAGCCGGATGGAGGCGTCATCCTCCACCTGTCCCGGTACGAGGATGCGATGGCCGGGCGGCAGCGCCGGAGCCGCGCCCCCCAGATTGTATTTCGTCAACCGATGCGCCGTCAGCCGGGCCAGAAACGCCTCGATCCGCGCTTCGGCCCCGGCCGGGGGCGGATCGAGGATCAGGCGTTCCAGACGGCTGGGCCGCGACGGATCGTAATAGATGCCGAGATCGTCGGCCACGAGCGACAGCGGCGGCACCAGTTCCGCCCCCAGCCCGCGCGAGCGGAGGAACCCATCCTCCACCCGGCGCAGCACCGTGGGGGCGGGCGGGGTCGGCGCCTCGCGCCCGGCCCAGATCAAAAGATCGCGCCCGCTGCGCGCGGCCTCGGCCGCCGCTTTGGCCGGATCGTCGCGAAAGCGCAGTGGGGCCTCTTGCCCGAACACCGCCTGCAAGCGCCCCCGCTTCCACAGCCGCATGCCGGCGGCGACATGGCCGCGCCGATCGTCGCGAAAGGCGCGGACCTCGGCCTCGAGCTGGTCCACCGCCTCCTCAAAGGGGCAGAGGCGGTCGCGGCAGGGATCGTACCACAAGGGCGCCTCGATCATGGCGGCGGCAAAGAGGCGCGCGGGCGTCGGGCGCGCGGTGCGGCGCGGCAGGGGGGCGTCATCCTCGCTCAGGCCCCAGCCGGCATAGAAGGGCTGACCGAAGACGCGGGGACGGTGGCCGGCAAGAATCGCCTCGAACCCCATCTGCGAGGATACGGTATAGACCCGCGCCGCCCGGTCGAGCAGCGCCCAAGGCGAGACCGTCCCCACCGCCGGCAGGTCCGACGGGAAATGGCCGGGGCGCAACCCCGCCAGCGTTTCGGGATGGGTCTTCACCACGATGCGCGCGCCGGGATTTTCCGCCCGCGCGGCGGCCAGCATCCGGGCGAAGGTCGCGGCATCCGCCCCCGAATGCCGGATGGAGGCATCGCCCCGCACCTGATCCACCACCAGCACGAAACCCGGTTCGGGCAGGGGGGCGGCCGGGTCGAAGCCGTTATATTTGCTCAGATGCAGATGGCGGAGGCGGGCGATGCCATCTTCGGCCCGCGCCAGCAGGCCGGGATCGGCGGGGGGCGCGGCGATGCGGCGCTCAAGCTCCGACGGGGCGGCGCTGTCGAAATGGGCGGTGTGATCCAGCAAGAGGCCAAGAGGGCCGCGCCGGTCCGCACGCCCCGGATGGACCGAGCGCAGGAACGCATCTTCGAGCCGGTAGAGGGGGACATTGCGGGCGGCGGCGATCCGTTCGCCCCGATGCGCATAGGGGCTGCGCCCCCAGACGATGACGCCATCCCCATCGCGGGGCAGGCCAAGCCGCAGATCGTGCCCGGCAAGTGTCAGGATGCGGCGCAGGCGCGGTTGGCGCAAAAGCCCGGC
This DNA window, taken from Falsirhodobacter algicola, encodes the following:
- a CDS encoding D-alanyl-D-alanine carboxypeptidase family protein, which translates into the protein MKRLMLALLLTAVPALGHAFETSATSAWVYDITTKTVLLDKNAHTPEHPASMSKLMTLNMLFEALHDGRVTMQTTFPVSEKAWRMGGSKMFVKPSDRPTVEELIHGIIVNSGNDACVVVAEGLGGTEENFAQMMNERARQIGLTESHFANASGWPDPDHLMSMHDLGVLATRLITEFPELYSNFSVRQFDYENRVPANANNRNPLLALEAGDWKADGLKTGHTEESGYGLVGSAVSKTDGRRIVFVLNGMNSGADRATESESVANYAFRQFTQKTVLSEGQRVGQADVWMGQSDQVGLVAAEEVKLLVPVSAQDGIEAEVSYTGPVSAPIAAGQQLGEVVIHVPGLPDQRVPLVAESSVAKGGFGTRLSTAARVLAERFLARDPAAPAEQPAS
- a CDS encoding adenylosuccinate synthase is translated as MANVVVVGAQWGDEGKGKIVDWLSERADVIARFQGGHNAGHTLVIGENVYKLSLLPSGIVRGGKISVIGNGVVLDPWHLVSEIEKLRGQGVEISPENLMIAENAPLILPLHGELDRARESQASVAKIGTTGRGIGPAYEDKVGRRAIRVADLADDATLELRVDRALVHHDALRRGLGMEPVDRDALLAKLREIAPQVLPYAAPVWKILNDSRRAGKRILFEGAQGALLDIDFGTYPYVTSSNVIAGQAATGTGLGPGAIGFVLGIVKAYTTRVGEGPFPAELHDADGQRLGERGHEFGTVTGRKRRCGWFDAVLVRQTCATSGVSGIALTKLDVLDGFETLKICVGYDLDGQRLDHLPIAADQQARCTPIYEEMEGWSQSTAGARTWNELPAAAIKYVRRIEELIQCPVALLSTSPERDDTILVTDPFAD
- a CDS encoding thiamine diphosphokinase, which produces MTKPIVQSSVPVTLVAGGPATRRDLRLCLRRAPHLVAADGGADRALAAGLCPDAVIGDLDSISDGARQALAGRLHHVTEQESTDFDKALRNIDAPFVLAAGVTGARADHGLAVLNALVRHRGPPCLLIGPEDVILHAHRPLRLGLRVGDRVSLFPMARLAGRAKGLVWPIEGITFAPDGRIGTSNAAGAAEVTLDFEGPGMLVMLPRARLDAAIRAIR
- a CDS encoding pyridoxal phosphate-dependent aminotransferase; translated protein: MAFLSDTLARVKPSPTIAVTNKANELKAEGRDVIGLGAGEPDFDTPQNVKDAAKRAIDAGKTKYTAVDGIPELKKAICAKFERENGLSYKPNQISVGTGGKQILYNALMATLNPGDEVIIPAPYWVSYPDMVLLAGGTPVPVVAGIETNFKLTAEALDAAITPKTKWFIFNSPSNPTGAGYTRDELKALTDVLMKHPHVWVMSDDMYEHLVFDDFEFCTPAQVEPGLYDRTLTCNGVSKAYAMTGWRIGYAAGPAALIKAMGTIQSQSTSNPCSISQYAALEGLTGPQDFLEGNKALFQRRRDLVVALLNEAEGIVCPKPEGAFYVYPDISGCIGKTSAKGTVISDDETFANALLEEEGVAVVFGAAFGLSPNFRVSYATSDEVLKEACGRIQRFCKGLV
- a CDS encoding succinate dehydrogenase assembly factor 2; the protein is MDTGTGEAADARLKRLSMRSWRRGMKEMDLVLGPWSDTHLSGLTAEELDQYELLLEENDQDLLACILGRREPWGPFAPLLATISGHARTRWQKA
- a CDS encoding MarR family winged helix-turn-helix transcriptional regulator; the protein is MDAHVLGSGEEAQIALPYREMLSLVERLHRLMLDVVKDEFERMRIVEINPVQALLLFNIGPHEVTAGELKTRGYYQGSNVSYNLKKLVDLGYMHHERSAVDRRSVRVRLTDKGRDIHDALSGLFDRHAGQLQRREIVTPLGMEDAAHLLRRLERFWTEQIRYIY
- a CDS encoding capsular polysaccharide biosynthesis protein — encoded protein: MSASNSDRTAAGAPRRLFYYNAGLLRQPRLRRILTLAGHDLRLGLPRDGDGVIVWGRSPYAHRGERIAAARNVPLYRLEDAFLRSVHPGRADRRGPLGLLLDHTAHFDSAAPSELERRIAAPPADPGLLARAEDGIARLRHLHLSKYNGFDPAAPLPEPGFVLVVDQVRGDASIRHSGADAATFARMLAAARAENPGARIVVKTHPETLAGLRPGHFPSDLPAVGTVSPWALLDRAARVYTVSSQMGFEAILAGHRPRVFGQPFYAGWGLSEDDAPLPRRTARPTPARLFAAAMIEAPLWYDPCRDRLCPFEEAVDQLEAEVRAFRDDRRGHVAAGMRLWKRGRLQAVFGQEAPLRFRDDPAKAAAEAARSGRDLLIWAGREAPTPPAPTVLRRVEDGFLRSRGLGAELVPPLSLVADDLGIYYDPSRPSRLERLILDPPPAGAEARIEAFLARLTAHRLTKYNLGGAAPALPPGHRILVPGQVEDDASIRLGAGSVRTNAALLAAARTAHPGAVIVFKPHPDVEAGLRPGAIDAADADIVAHRADPAALIEACDEVWTMTSLLGFEALLRGRKVTCLGTPFYAGWGLTQDMAPPTGRRAPRPLWRLAHAALIAYPRCFDPVSRAPCPPEVVLDRLITGRIPHPGRANRLLAKAQGALAGHARLWRQ